The following DNA comes from Sulfitobacter sp. D7.
GCCAGCGTGTTGCCGATCAGGATGGATAAGAGCAGGCCACGGATGTGGCGGGGCAGGGGGCCGAGGCACAAAAGCGCGGTGGCCAGACAGGCGGTGCCCGGCAAGGCGGCATAGAAAAGGCGCATGCCGGTGAAGAGTTTGTTTTCCAACAGCAGGTCGCGCGTGGTCAGGCTGTCGATATATGCGGCGGCGGCGAGGTGCATCAGACCGCCCGCTTGGGCGGCGGCGGTCGCGATCCAAAGGGCGGTGACCCCAAGTAAAACAAGGTTAAGAGCAAAGGTCAGATAGGCCGCACGGGTCAGATTGATTTGCACGTTGTTCCCCTGAGGGCTTCGGTAGGAGAAACGCGCAGCCAGATCCCCCACGGCATAGGCCAAGAGGGCCAAGAACAGCCAAGCCGCCCCGGTGGTGGTGAAGGCCGAGAGGCTGAGATCCTCGCGGCGCATGAAGGTTTGCACGAGGTCGAGGCGGTCGAGGTAGGCGAGGGTGAGGGCGACGCCAGCGCCGGAGAGCCCCCAGCAGATAAGCAGCAGCGAAAGGGGGGAGAGCAGCCATCTCATGCGGCGATCCGCGTGCTTTGTAGGGCGTGGTAAACTGCGATGTCGGGTGCGCAGAGCGCCTCTATCCGGGGGCGAAGTTCGGAGGGAATTTCCGTGGGAACGGGGGCCGCGTTGCGCCGCCAAAGGGGCAGGGGGGTGCCGACATGGTGCTGCAATTGGCGTGCAAAAACATCAGGTTGATCTAGCTCTCCCACAATGTCGAAACGACCAAGGGCCGCGATGGCGCGGGCGATAAGCGGGGCAGGGTCTTGGCCCCGCTGCGGGCTTTGATCGGCGAAGTAAAAGAGGTATTGCGACGCCAGTCGCACGGCATCCGGCGTGTCGAGGAAGGCCGCCAGCGTGGCCGGGCGCGACGGGCTGGGGTGGCACCGTTGCAGGTAATTGTAATGCGACACGAAGCGCGCAACGGGGTCGCGCAGCAGGGTGACGAAGGCATAGTCTTTTGCCGCCCCGGCGTGGAGCGCGGGATCATATTGCACATGGCCAGAGATCATCCGGGTGCTCCGGGCGACCAGCCGGTGCAGCTGTGCCCGGCGGCGCGCGTAATCCGCCAGCATTCGGGGCGCGGCAGGCTGATCGGTATCGCCGGGTTCAAGGCTAATCACCGCCTGAGACAGGAAATACCGCAACCGAAGCGCCGCGCCGAAGCTGGAACCGCCGCATTTCGGGACGTGAATATATATGATCCGGCGCATGGGCGCTCCATCGGTTTTGATTCAAGACCTCTCGGAGGATTGCCGCGATTTGGTTAACGCGCGCTTAACGAAAGCCTGCGCCACCCTGCGCTGCGGCATCTTGAAAACCGGAGAGAGAGGTAATACCTTTGACTT
Coding sequences within:
- a CDS encoding sulfotransferase family 2 domain-containing protein → MRRIIYIHVPKCGGSSFGAALRLRYFLSQAVISLEPGDTDQPAAPRMLADYARRRAQLHRLVARSTRMISGHVQYDPALHAGAAKDYAFVTLLRDPVARFVSHYNYLQRCHPSPSRPATLAAFLDTPDAVRLASQYLFYFADQSPQRGQDPAPLIARAIAALGRFDIVGELDQPDVFARQLQHHVGTPLPLWRRNAAPVPTEIPSELRPRIEALCAPDIAVYHALQSTRIAA